One part of the Phaenicophaeus curvirostris isolate KB17595 chromosome 2, BPBGC_Pcur_1.0, whole genome shotgun sequence genome encodes these proteins:
- the NTPCR gene encoding cancer-related nucleoside-triphosphatase — translation MARHVFLTGPPGVGKTTLIQKATQALKSSGIPIDGFYTEEVREGGRRIGFDVVTLSGMRGPLSRVSPDSATSRRDYRVGQYVVDLVSFEQFVLPMLRNVNHGSDAEKKIFVIDEIGKMELFSQAFIQAVRQTLTGSGTVVLGTIPVPKGKPLDLVEEIRSRKDVKVFNVSKENRNCILQDILAAVESCRK, via the exons GGGTTGGAAAGACTACTTTGATCCAGAAAGCTACTCAAGCGCTAAAATCCTCGGGCATCCCCATCGATGGATTTTACACAGAGGAAGTTAGAGAAGGTGGCAGGAGAATAGGATTTGATGTTGTCACTTTGTCTGGAATGCGAGGACCTTTATCTAGAGTGAG TCCTGATTCTGCTACTTCAAGACGTGACTATCGGGTTGGACAGTATGTTGTAGACCTTGTTTCATTTGAGCAGTTTGTTCTGCCTATGCTGAGAAAT GTAAACCATGGCAgcgatgcagaaaaaaaaatttttgtcaTAGATGAGATTGGTAAAATGGAACTCTTCAGCCAGGCTTTTATTCAAGCTGTTCGTCAAACGCTGACTGGCTCGGGAACCGTGGTGCTTGGAACTATTCCAGTACCTAAGGGAAAGCCACTGGATCTTGTTGAAGAAATAAGAAGTAGAAAAGATGTTAAAGTGTTCAAT gttaGTAAGGAAAATAGAAACTGCATTTTGCAAGACATCTTGGCAGCTGTGGAATCctgcagaaaatga